From a region of the Deltaproteobacteria bacterium genome:
- a CDS encoding 6-phosphofructokinase: MKRIGVLTGGGDCPGLNAAIRAVFQKANSVGYKVYGIRKGWKGLLEKDIFELDRNAVSGILPKGGTILGTSRTNPFKTPETAEIAKKNFDDLGFDALVAIGGEDTLGAAAKLSQEGKPVIGVPKTIDADLWGTDATIGFDTAVGIATEAIDRLHSTAESHDRIMVVEIMGRHAGWLALRSGIAGGADIILIPEFPAKLSDVIRTIERRHQRGRNFSIIAVSEGAKIDFEESREAKEVLKSGELDEFGHVALGGIGNALTAKLKAATGFDARMTALGHVQRGGTPTAFDRTLATYLGVHAVELIEKGQSARMSAFVDGKYTDIPLVDVLGRLRLVPEWEYQVAQVFFG, translated from the coding sequence ATGAAACGCATCGGAGTGCTGACGGGCGGCGGTGATTGCCCCGGACTCAACGCCGCGATCCGCGCGGTTTTTCAGAAAGCCAACTCGGTCGGTTACAAGGTGTACGGCATCCGTAAGGGCTGGAAGGGCCTGCTCGAGAAAGACATCTTCGAACTCGACCGGAACGCCGTGTCCGGGATCCTTCCAAAAGGCGGAACGATTCTGGGCACCAGCCGCACCAACCCGTTCAAGACGCCGGAGACCGCGGAGATCGCCAAGAAAAACTTTGACGATCTGGGCTTCGACGCGCTGGTCGCCATCGGCGGCGAAGACACACTCGGCGCTGCGGCGAAGTTATCCCAGGAAGGCAAACCGGTGATCGGCGTGCCCAAGACCATCGACGCGGATCTGTGGGGCACCGACGCGACGATTGGTTTCGACACCGCCGTCGGTATCGCGACCGAGGCTATCGACCGCCTGCATTCCACCGCCGAAAGCCACGACCGCATCATGGTCGTCGAGATCATGGGCCGTCACGCCGGTTGGTTGGCTCTGCGGTCGGGCATCGCGGGCGGCGCGGATATCATCCTGATTCCCGAATTCCCGGCGAAGCTCTCCGACGTCATTCGGACGATCGAGCGACGACATCAGCGCGGACGAAACTTTTCGATCATCGCCGTGTCGGAAGGCGCGAAGATCGACTTCGAGGAATCGCGTGAAGCGAAAGAGGTGCTCAAGAGCGGCGAGCTGGACGAATTCGGCCACGTCGCGCTCGGCGGCATCGGAAACGCGCTCACGGCGAAACTCAAGGCGGCGACGGGTTTCGACGCGCGCATGACGGCGCTCGGCCACGTGCAGCGGGGCGGCACGCCCACGGCGTTCGATCGCACCCTCGCGACCTATCTCGGCGTGCACGCGGTGGAACTGATCGAGAAGGGCCAGTCGGCGCGCATGTCGGCATTCGTCGACGGCAAGTACACGGACATTCCGCTCGTCGACGTGCTGGGCCGCCTTCGCCTCGTACCCGAGTGGGAGTATCAGGTGGCGCAGGTTTTCTTCGGCTGA
- a CDS encoding FAD-dependent oxidoreductase, giving the protein MKDWTVDAAVVGAGTAGLAAAYHLAKAGFRVAAIDRVPFERSGARWVNAIASWLYTETGIETSSGDECRGANGPVTLRDRNWNIHLAFDRVDVHRVDMRRLVERLHALCVDAGVLALPEHAIEELQFEHGRPAVLRLRHRRADGGMEAVRVRAALFVDATGRRQALARCHPQFEAYWPPIPLAHTCTATQRVFHISDPDGARAFLERVRLQDGEAANLLGIDGGFSTVTMTVEIERGQIEILAGSIADGQHRTGAQLIREFVSGERWIGPALFGGGGLIPLGRPYDRLTAPGFALVGDAACQSFPAHGSGIGSGMAAGRMLAESLRGASDIGAPETLWRYQAQFARRMGGLHAAFDVFRRFAQSLTSDELVTLLSSGLTQPSSALAGMIQEMPRPVARELVPALRALAKNRGLARRVIPTVARMSALHAWYRRYPAKFDESALESWGRFALRLANEQCVARSLPSP; this is encoded by the coding sequence GTGAAGGATTGGACGGTCGATGCGGCGGTCGTCGGTGCGGGCACGGCGGGCTTGGCCGCCGCATACCATCTCGCCAAGGCGGGTTTTCGTGTCGCGGCGATCGATCGTGTCCCGTTCGAGCGAAGCGGCGCCCGGTGGGTCAACGCCATCGCATCGTGGCTTTATACCGAGACGGGTATCGAGACGTCCTCCGGCGACGAATGCCGCGGCGCGAATGGTCCGGTGACGCTGCGAGACCGAAACTGGAACATCCACCTCGCTTTCGATCGTGTCGATGTCCACCGTGTGGACATGCGCCGTCTCGTCGAACGGCTTCATGCCCTGTGCGTCGATGCGGGCGTGTTGGCGCTTCCCGAACACGCGATCGAGGAACTCCAGTTCGAACACGGGCGCCCGGCTGTATTGCGGCTGCGCCACCGGCGCGCCGACGGCGGAATGGAGGCCGTTCGCGTGCGTGCGGCGCTATTCGTCGATGCCACCGGTCGGCGTCAGGCGCTCGCACGGTGTCACCCGCAATTCGAGGCGTATTGGCCTCCCATTCCGCTCGCGCACACCTGTACGGCGACGCAGCGCGTGTTCCACATTTCGGATCCCGACGGCGCGCGCGCATTTCTGGAGCGTGTCCGCCTTCAGGACGGCGAGGCCGCGAATCTGTTGGGCATCGACGGCGGCTTTTCCACGGTCACCATGACGGTGGAGATCGAACGCGGGCAGATCGAGATCCTCGCCGGATCGATCGCGGACGGGCAACACCGCACCGGCGCTCAGTTGATCCGCGAGTTCGTGTCCGGCGAACGGTGGATCGGCCCCGCGCTTTTCGGCGGCGGCGGCCTGATTCCCCTCGGCCGACCTTACGACCGGCTGACCGCGCCGGGCTTCGCACTCGTGGGAGACGCCGCATGTCAGTCGTTTCCGGCGCACGGAAGCGGCATTGGTTCGGGCATGGCGGCGGGACGAATGCTCGCCGAGTCTTTGCGGGGAGCTTCGGACATCGGTGCGCCCGAAACACTCTGGCGCTATCAGGCGCAATTCGCCCGGCGCATGGGCGGTCTGCACGCGGCATTCGACGTGTTTCGTCGATTCGCGCAGTCGCTGACGAGCGATGAGCTCGTCACATTGCTGTCTTCCGGGCTCACGCAGCCCTCGTCGGCGCTCGCGGGCATGATTCAGGAGATGCCGCGCCCCGTCGCCCGCGAATTGGTCCCCGCGCTGCGCGCGCTGGCGAAGAATCGCGGTCTCGCGCGTCGCGTCATTCCGACCGTCGCGCGGATGAGCGCCCTTCATGCGTGGTATCGTCGCTACCCGGCGAAGTTCGACGAATCCGCGTTGGAATCATGGGGCCGATTTGCGCTCCGGCTCGCGAACGAGCAATGCGTTGCGCGCTCCCTGCCTTCGCCCTGA
- a CDS encoding FAD-dependent oxidoreductase — translation MSKTRLVVIGGSAAGMSAASQAKRRNPNVEVVVFEAGRDVSYLSCGLPYFLGGVVTDLGELYAIGKDALTRQRGLQVRTGMPAVQIDTRAGRVRVVNRESGEESSEPFDALCVATGASVTIPEVGGRPISGVFTLRNPDDALRIRDYIQKHKPRTAAILGAGYLGLEMAENLANCGMSVTVIERQSSVMSHIGPEIGQSVIKVLHDNGVEILLDAEIDQIDGDEKVRCVRTATQDVDADLVVLATGITPNSQIAVDAGIRVGAAGAIAVDEYQETSAPGVFASGDCAESLHLVTGRKTYVPLGPTANKQGRVAGANAVGGREVFHGIVGTRIVRIFGLEVARTGLTQTEALEAGYAAEAKTVKSSSRANYYPGGGEVFVKIVFDREDGRMLGAQICGPEGVKGRIDVCAAGLTRQMTVSEFADLDLAYAPPYSPVWDPILVAANVAKRSLRVTRPKSE, via the coding sequence TTGTCAAAGACCAGATTGGTCGTGATCGGCGGATCCGCCGCCGGAATGAGCGCGGCCAGCCAGGCCAAGCGCCGCAACCCGAACGTCGAGGTCGTCGTCTTCGAGGCGGGCCGTGACGTGAGCTACCTGTCCTGCGGGCTGCCGTACTTTCTCGGGGGAGTCGTCACCGACCTCGGTGAACTCTACGCCATCGGCAAGGACGCCCTGACGCGCCAGCGCGGATTGCAGGTGCGCACGGGAATGCCCGCCGTGCAAATCGACACCCGCGCGGGCCGTGTCCGCGTCGTCAACCGCGAATCCGGGGAGGAATCGAGCGAGCCGTTCGACGCCCTGTGCGTCGCCACGGGCGCTTCGGTCACGATTCCCGAAGTCGGGGGACGACCGATTTCGGGCGTGTTCACCCTGCGCAATCCCGACGACGCGCTGCGTATTCGCGACTACATCCAGAAGCATAAACCGCGCACGGCGGCGATCCTCGGCGCGGGATACCTGGGCCTCGAAATGGCCGAAAACCTTGCGAATTGCGGTATGTCGGTGACGGTGATCGAGCGTCAGAGTTCGGTCATGAGCCACATTGGTCCCGAGATCGGCCAGTCGGTCATCAAGGTGCTGCACGACAACGGCGTCGAGATTCTGCTCGATGCCGAGATCGATCAGATCGACGGCGACGAAAAGGTGCGTTGCGTACGGACGGCGACGCAGGATGTGGATGCGGATCTCGTCGTACTCGCGACGGGCATCACGCCGAACAGTCAGATCGCGGTGGATGCGGGAATCCGCGTCGGGGCGGCAGGGGCGATCGCGGTGGACGAATATCAGGAAACCTCCGCGCCGGGGGTCTTTGCATCCGGCGATTGCGCCGAGAGCCTGCATCTCGTCACGGGGCGAAAGACCTATGTTCCGCTTGGCCCGACCGCCAACAAGCAGGGCCGGGTGGCCGGCGCGAACGCCGTCGGCGGGCGCGAGGTCTTTCACGGCATCGTGGGCACGCGGATCGTGAGGATCTTCGGCCTCGAGGTCGCCCGCACGGGCCTCACGCAGACCGAGGCGCTGGAGGCGGGATACGCCGCCGAAGCGAAGACCGTGAAGTCGAGCAGCCGCGCCAACTATTACCCCGGCGGCGGTGAAGTGTTCGTGAAAATTGTCTTCGACCGGGAAGACGGGCGCATGCTCGGCGCGCAGATTTGCGGTCCCGAGGGCGTGAAGGGTCGCATCGACGTGTGCGCCGCGGGTCTGACGCGGCAGATGACGGTCTCCGAATTCGCCGACCTCGATCTCGCCTATGCGCCCCCGTATTCGCCCGTATGGGACCCGATCCTGGTCGCCGCCAATGTGGCGAAGCGCAGCCTGCGCGTCACGCGACCGAAATCCGAGTGA
- a CDS encoding GNAT family N-acetyltransferase, translating into MAWRWIDAADERAWGEALDRVGGADVYYERAYVKTLEDRGEGSPFLLHVAQDGVDIVTAYLCRELPLGADDGCDLMTPYGYGGPVVSEGTHRRRISFEPGDAMREFGAVSEFVRFHPVLETWKNAPGRMDVAAISETVLWDLSPSDLRVGMSETCRKNLGWAEKKGVTTDFAATDGAGEFAGLYRETMQRRAAADYYLFADAYFDQLANGFRGRSWFAFARVDGRIAAAALILKDLAGETIHYHLGASDHALRSFCATHKLLFDIATRARDIGVRRFHLGGGTAPGDSLFAFKAGFTPGRRPFHVGKRVHRADAYDALVKMRRERGPIRPNYFPEYRAPDEGGSTS; encoded by the coding sequence ATGGCGTGGCGCTGGATCGACGCGGCGGACGAACGCGCGTGGGGCGAAGCGCTGGACCGCGTCGGCGGCGCGGACGTTTACTACGAGCGCGCCTACGTGAAGACCCTCGAGGACCGCGGCGAGGGGTCGCCCTTTCTCCTGCACGTCGCTCAGGACGGGGTCGACATCGTGACCGCGTATCTGTGCCGCGAACTGCCGCTCGGCGCGGACGATGGCTGCGATCTCATGACGCCTTACGGATACGGAGGGCCCGTCGTGAGCGAAGGAACGCACCGGCGTCGAATCTCGTTCGAGCCGGGCGACGCGATGCGGGAATTCGGCGCGGTGAGCGAATTCGTCCGCTTTCATCCGGTTCTGGAAACGTGGAAGAACGCCCCCGGGCGCATGGACGTGGCCGCGATCAGCGAGACGGTCCTGTGGGATCTCTCGCCGTCCGATCTGCGCGTCGGCATGTCCGAGACTTGCCGAAAAAATCTGGGCTGGGCCGAAAAAAAGGGTGTCACGACGGATTTCGCGGCGACGGACGGGGCGGGGGAGTTCGCCGGACTCTATCGGGAAACGATGCAGCGTCGCGCCGCCGCAGACTACTACCTCTTCGCCGACGCGTACTTTGACCAACTCGCGAACGGATTCCGCGGGAGGTCGTGGTTCGCCTTCGCGCGCGTCGACGGCCGTATCGCGGCCGCGGCGCTCATCCTGAAGGATCTTGCGGGCGAAACGATTCACTACCATCTCGGTGCGTCCGATCACGCGTTGCGCTCGTTTTGCGCCACGCACAAGCTGCTCTTCGACATCGCGACGCGAGCGCGCGACATCGGCGTGCGTCGGTTTCACCTGGGCGGCGGGACTGCTCCGGGCGACTCGTTGTTCGCATTCAAGGCCGGTTTCACCCCGGGTCGACGCCCGTTTCACGTCGGCAAGCGCGTTCACCGTGCCGACGCATACGACGCGCTTGTGAAGATGCGTCGCGAGCGCGGACCGATTCGACCGAACTACTTTCCGGAATATCGCGCACCGGACGAAGGCGGGTCGACGTCGTGA
- a CDS encoding class I SAM-dependent methyltransferase, producing MTHRSMDAFYADPGEEKRWGDDMAECGLYPTEEALLSRHVPVGARVLNIGCGGGREALAMARTGRTVTAVDLNRVFVEALARRAAEAGLDIQCRVLDALELDFPPASFDAVVMVGQLIGHIRGRQNRITALRRAFEVVRPYGVGVFSTNAIEVHWLYRAYFLWANTSRKIYNPMDLEPDDAFVFRVGGRRRGLFGSGDSPVFHWYRAADFRDDLRAAGWTPKHWLRRGEFERMNDVDARRGGQETFHLAIRETT from the coding sequence GTGACGCACCGGTCCATGGATGCCTTTTACGCCGACCCCGGCGAGGAGAAGCGCTGGGGCGACGACATGGCGGAGTGCGGGCTCTATCCCACCGAGGAAGCGCTGTTGTCGCGCCACGTTCCCGTCGGCGCGCGAGTGCTGAACATCGGTTGCGGGGGCGGGCGAGAGGCGCTGGCGATGGCGCGAACGGGCCGAACCGTGACGGCGGTGGACCTGAACCGCGTCTTCGTCGAAGCCCTCGCGCGTCGCGCCGCCGAGGCCGGACTCGACATCCAGTGTCGCGTTTTGGATGCGCTCGAACTCGATTTTCCACCCGCGAGTTTCGACGCGGTGGTGATGGTCGGCCAGCTCATCGGGCACATCCGCGGCCGGCAAAACCGGATTACCGCGCTGCGCCGCGCGTTCGAGGTGGTGCGTCCCTATGGCGTGGGCGTGTTCTCGACCAACGCTATCGAGGTTCATTGGCTCTACCGTGCGTACTTTCTATGGGCGAATACCTCGCGAAAAATCTACAATCCGATGGACCTGGAGCCCGACGACGCATTCGTCTTTCGGGTCGGAGGGCGTCGGCGCGGGCTGTTCGGCTCGGGCGACTCCCCGGTTTTCCACTGGTATCGCGCCGCCGACTTTCGAGACGATCTGCGCGCCGCGGGCTGGACGCCGAAACACTGGCTGCGTCGAGGGGAGTTCGAACGCATGAACGATGTCGATGCCCGGCGCGGCGGGCAGGAGACCTTTCATCTCGCGATCAGGGAGACGACGTGA
- a CDS encoding DegT/DnrJ/EryC1/StrS family aminotransferase, with amino-acid sequence MKGTKIPLMKPTLAPWDSVADRFRAVYESGTLTLGDHTRAFEHAVAAALNVRHVVAVSSCTSGMMLLFRALELRGQVVMPSFTWASTGHAALWNNLEPIFADCTPGTYTLDPSRVAELAGKKTAAVMAVNVFGLYPEMDELRAVCAARDLPFLCDSAQGIGATYRGRVGGALADAEVFSLSPTKVVTAAEGGLVTTNDPVLAERIRRMRDYGKSPDARDIEILGLSARMSEFHAVVGLACIEMLDELLRGRDAIFARYREELGGIDGLTFQTIPEHCTTSGNYFIVFVDPDVRDIARLQDRLTARGVASKRYFHPPLHQQVAYRHLPPPPRPLPVTEWASRAGLALPIYTHMEIDLVSRIAGIFREEWAGLGR; translated from the coding sequence GTGAAGGGAACGAAAATTCCGCTGATGAAGCCGACCCTCGCCCCGTGGGATTCCGTGGCCGATCGGTTTCGCGCCGTGTACGAGAGCGGCACGTTGACGCTGGGCGATCACACCCGCGCCTTTGAGCACGCCGTCGCCGCGGCCCTGAACGTGCGTCATGTCGTCGCCGTGTCGTCGTGCACGTCGGGAATGATGCTGCTGTTTCGCGCCCTCGAGCTGCGCGGCCAGGTGGTGATGCCGAGTTTTACGTGGGCGAGCACGGGCCATGCCGCGCTCTGGAACAATCTCGAACCGATCTTCGCCGATTGCACGCCCGGCACCTACACCCTCGACCCCTCCCGCGTCGCGGAACTCGCCGGAAAAAAAACCGCGGCGGTCATGGCCGTCAACGTCTTCGGCCTCTACCCGGAGATGGACGAACTGCGCGCGGTGTGCGCGGCCCGGGACCTGCCGTTTCTGTGCGATTCGGCTCAGGGCATCGGCGCGACATATCGAGGCCGGGTGGGCGGCGCCCTTGCGGATGCCGAGGTGTTTTCGCTTTCGCCCACCAAGGTGGTCACCGCCGCCGAGGGCGGGCTCGTCACGACGAATGACCCGGTGCTCGCCGAGCGCATTCGGCGCATGCGCGACTACGGCAAGAGCCCCGATGCGCGCGACATCGAGATCCTCGGTCTGTCGGCGCGCATGAGCGAGTTTCATGCGGTCGTCGGCCTGGCGTGCATCGAGATGCTGGATGAACTGTTGAGGGGCCGCGATGCGATTTTCGCGCGATATCGCGAGGAACTCGGCGGGATCGACGGCCTGACGTTTCAGACGATCCCAGAGCACTGCACCACCTCGGGCAACTACTTCATCGTCTTCGTCGATCCCGACGTGCGCGACATCGCGCGTCTGCAGGATCGTCTGACCGCGCGAGGCGTGGCCAGCAAGAGATACTTCCATCCGCCGCTGCACCAGCAGGTCGCGTACCGACACCTGCCGCCGCCGCCGCGTCCGCTCCCCGTGACCGAGTGGGCGTCGCGCGCAGGCTTGGCCCTGCCCATCTACACGCACATGGAAATCGATCTGGTCTCGCGGATCGCCGGAATATTTCGGGAGGAGTGGGCGGGCCTGGGTCGGTGA
- a CDS encoding site-specific DNA-methyltransferase, producing MLPFLTTTHGALYDEDCLDLLAAMKEESVDCVFADPPFNLGKDYKNGFDDRELSEAYFEWCSRWLVHCCRVTKLGGAVFVYALPELAIRFAEALRQSLTFRHWIALSMKGSFPRGRKLYPAHYALLYFTKGTPKTFNKLRLPVPTCRHCGKEIKDYGGHRDKLNPLGLNLTDFWDDTSPNRHRKYKVRPGVNELKPVIPERAILLSTEPGDLVFDPFGGGGSTYQVAEANDRCWIGSEAYGAELIGGRLREAFPESVGKPPQFDLGEIVAHEDHEHSILRRRSAEDFETRVGRAVPRSAGNPVGR from the coding sequence TTGCTGCCGTTTCTGACGACTACGCACGGGGCGTTGTACGACGAAGACTGTCTGGATCTCCTCGCCGCCATGAAAGAGGAATCCGTCGACTGCGTGTTCGCCGATCCGCCGTTCAATCTCGGCAAGGACTACAAGAATGGCTTCGACGACCGGGAGCTGTCCGAAGCCTATTTCGAGTGGTGCTCCAGGTGGCTCGTGCATTGTTGCCGCGTGACGAAGCTTGGAGGGGCCGTGTTCGTTTACGCGCTTCCGGAGTTGGCGATCCGATTTGCCGAGGCCCTGCGTCAGAGTCTGACATTTCGCCACTGGATCGCGTTGTCAATGAAAGGTTCTTTCCCGCGGGGACGGAAACTCTATCCGGCGCACTATGCACTCCTTTATTTCACGAAGGGGACGCCAAAGACGTTCAACAAGCTTCGCCTTCCCGTTCCGACGTGTCGTCATTGCGGTAAGGAGATCAAGGACTATGGCGGGCACCGAGACAAGTTGAACCCACTTGGGCTGAATTTGACGGACTTCTGGGATGACACCTCGCCGAACAGACACAGGAAGTACAAAGTTCGTCCGGGAGTGAACGAACTGAAACCCGTCATACCCGAGCGTGCGATACTGCTGTCGACGGAACCGGGCGACTTGGTCTTCGATCCATTCGGAGGTGGGGGTTCCACCTATCAGGTCGCGGAGGCAAACGACCGTTGCTGGATTGGCTCGGAAGCCTACGGTGCCGAACTGATTGGCGGTCGACTTCGAGAGGCGTTCCCGGAATCGGTCGGGAAACCACCGCAATTCGATCTAGGAGAAATCGTCGCACATGAAGATCACGAGCATTCGATTCTACGACGGCGCTCGGCAGAAGATTTCGAAACTCGGGTTGGCCGAGCTGTTCCTCGAAGTGCAGGAAATCCTGTTGGGCGTTGA
- a CDS encoding YncE family protein, with protein sequence MWPRFREIVLLVAAAPLLLLLWGLGHNEYLLGPGYVDLVAVAVIAAGIAWRIRFKTSAHTVLWLFVALCLYDAAISIGGFVFRPWVSVIVVVFCAAFSFALWRRKHIAIRIGWFIVLSSFAGFFLLHHFREIDFDERFGRCRDEETTLDPAVRVIDRVKHPYDYVLYEPPPLDDLAGDALRPWVVGAVGVDTFTLRWFDPAAAAFVRLTPLSGWQKVQRLALSADGRLIYGAPWGNRGKREFVLAVDPRDPKDVSKIPVDNCRNLYELMTDPETGRLWVLCETSHNLVVLDGRSYEQVARADLPGLDAYDIALDPNRRRLFVTDYWSPTVTVLDADSLAVIDSIRVGWSSFGAAVWRDRLYVARPLASKVVEIDLASLKILREIPVGYGVRDLEIDERRGILYAGNYFDGTLDAMEISTGKRLKRAVVGQLVRGLMVDSVRDRLWIATGCGTKVIEPACWLNPVSAPGLDQAPSCVQGGVSP encoded by the coding sequence ATGTGGCCCCGGTTTCGCGAAATCGTCCTCCTCGTGGCCGCCGCGCCGCTCCTGCTGCTGCTGTGGGGGCTCGGTCACAATGAGTATCTGCTCGGTCCCGGTTACGTGGACCTCGTCGCCGTCGCGGTGATCGCCGCGGGAATCGCTTGGCGAATTCGGTTCAAGACGTCGGCGCACACCGTGTTGTGGCTGTTCGTGGCCCTGTGCCTCTACGACGCTGCGATCTCGATCGGCGGTTTCGTCTTTCGCCCGTGGGTCTCCGTCATCGTCGTGGTTTTTTGCGCGGCGTTCTCGTTCGCGCTTTGGAGAAGAAAACACATCGCGATCCGGATCGGATGGTTTATCGTCCTGTCGTCGTTCGCGGGTTTTTTCCTGCTACACCACTTTCGCGAAATCGACTTCGACGAGCGGTTCGGGCGATGTCGAGATGAGGAAACGACGCTCGACCCGGCCGTGCGCGTGATCGATCGCGTCAAGCATCCGTACGACTACGTTCTCTATGAACCGCCGCCGTTGGACGATCTGGCCGGCGACGCGCTGCGTCCGTGGGTCGTGGGCGCAGTGGGTGTCGATACCTTCACGCTGCGCTGGTTCGATCCCGCCGCCGCCGCATTCGTTCGCCTGACGCCCCTGTCGGGGTGGCAGAAGGTGCAGCGCCTGGCGCTCTCCGCGGACGGGCGGCTGATCTACGGCGCGCCGTGGGGCAATCGCGGCAAACGCGAGTTCGTCCTCGCCGTGGACCCACGCGATCCGAAAGACGTCTCGAAGATCCCGGTCGACAACTGCCGCAACCTCTACGAATTGATGACGGACCCCGAGACGGGCCGTCTGTGGGTGCTGTGCGAGACCTCGCACAACCTGGTCGTCCTCGACGGACGCAGTTACGAGCAGGTCGCCCGGGCCGATCTGCCCGGGCTCGACGCTTATGACATCGCACTCGATCCGAATCGCCGCCGCCTTTTCGTCACCGATTACTGGAGCCCAACGGTCACCGTGCTCGATGCCGACAGCCTCGCGGTGATCGACTCCATCCGCGTCGGGTGGTCGAGTTTCGGCGCGGCGGTGTGGCGCGACCGGCTTTACGTCGCCCGTCCGCTCGCGTCGAAGGTCGTAGAAATCGACCTCGCCTCCCTGAAGATCCTGCGCGAGATTCCCGTCGGCTACGGTGTGCGCGACCTGGAAATCGACGAACGACGCGGCATCCTCTACGCGGGCAACTATTTCGACGGCACACTCGACGCGATGGAGATTTCGACGGGCAAGCGACTCAAGCGGGCCGTGGTGGGCCAACTCGTGCGCGGATTGATGGTCGATTCGGTGCGCGACCGCCTGTGGATCGCCACGGGGTGCGGAACGAAGGTCATCGAACCGGCCTGCTGGCTCAACCCGGTGAGCGCGCCCGGCCTCGATCAGGCACCGTCGTGCGTGCAGGGGGGCGTCTCGCCGTGA